The following DNA comes from Funiculus sociatus GB2-C1.
CTATCAGCGCGTCCACGATCTGATTCCAGGTGGCAGTTCTCAAGGTAAGCTAAACTTCATTGGTCAAAGCTTTGATTCAGTCAAAGGCTGGATGAGCGGTTTGGTTACTTCTCGCGGTTTGACACCAGAAAAAGTTGTTAACAACCTGCACAATTTTGTAGAAATTTCTAACGACAAGTTAGACTACTTGGGTGCTTTTCTAGATGTGACAACTAACTACTACGAACACACTGGAACTCAAACCCTGGCTCGTCGTTTGATTGAACGCGCCTCAGCCGAAATTTAAGCTCGACGACTAAAGTCGCGGCTCTCGCGAACAAAGCCCGCCTTCGCGGGCTTTAATTTTAAGCCTCGCGTTGCGCGGGCGTAGTACGCAAAAGCCTAGGCTCAGGCAATGTGGGTAAGTAAGTGTCTAGAATAAATTACACAACTTTGCATTGCTACATAAGGGTTTCAAGAGGATTTCATATGTAATTTATTTCGCATATCCACTTATAGATGCAAGATTGGGATGCACTCTATTTCTTTTTGCTTTAATTTTTGTCAATATTTTGTGATTTATAGCACAGAAATACTTATTCTTAAGAGTATCTGATAAAGCCGACGTGAGGGGTAGGGGGCGATCTCTTCTCTCCCAATACGGTTTGGATAAGATAAATTGTTTACCGATAACCGTTGTAAAGACGTTCTATCTTAACGTCTCTACGCCCCCAACCCCATGCCGACTCCAATGCACTATGCGATTGAATCAAAGATTCAAAGGAGATTTACTGTCATGGCAATAGAAACTGTTAGAGAATTTTTGGAAAGCGTAAAACAAGATCAACGATTAAAAGAAAAAGTTAAAGCAGCACAAGAACCAGAAACTTTGGTGGAGATTGCCAAAGAACGTAGCTATATTTTCTCACCCGAAGAATTAGATACTGCGTTAAGCAATTTGTCGAAGAAGCAAGACGAGTTAGCAGCTTTAGTCAATCCGGGTATCTCACCCCGGCGACATCTTCATCCAAGGTAATTGGGAATTGGGAATTGGGAATTGGGGATTGGGGATTGGGAATTGGGAAAAATCTTACCCAGTCCCTAGTCCCCAACCCCCATCTATGCCAAAATTTCTGATGCCTGCTGACAAATTTCTTCGTGACAGTTACCGTTACTAGCTATCAAGCAACCCCATTGATTTACATCCCCTGTGTTGTACTTCAAAGGGTTGCCATCAACATGAGTAAACTTTCCGCCAGCTTCTGTCAAAATTAACTCAGGTGCAGCCATATCCCAATCTTTGGGAGCAGACTTTGCAGATAGCGAGATGTAAACATCCGCTGTTTGTTCGATGATAGTAGCAATTTTGCAACCGACGCTGCCCACATAATGTTTATTTTTAAAGGGTAGGTTTTGCAATAATCGATCGAAGCGATCATCCCGATGGGTACGACTGGCGACTACGGTTAAATCTTCAATCTTGTTGTGTTCGGATACTCGTATTGGCTTTACTTCCCCATCACGAGTTTCTACAAACGTGCCGCCGCCAATGGTTGCGTAATACAATTTGCCAGCTTCAGGCACTACTACCACTGCCGCGACTGGTCGTCCTGCATTGGTTAGGGCAATATGAACGGCGTATTCCCCAGTACGGTCGATAAAGTCTCGCGTACCATCAAGGGGGTCAATAATCCACACCCAAGGTTGAGTAGGTATGGGTGTCTGAGATTTATAAGTTTCTTCGCTGAGGTATCCGAAATCTTGGGTACCTAAAGATGCCTGCAAGTTATGCAGAATGTATTGATTTACAGCCACATCAGCAGCTGTAACTGGCCCATCTTTTTTGTCTTGAATTTCCAAGTTGCCGACGCTTTGATCGCCGCGATAGTAAGACTGTAGGATATCAGCGGCACCCCAGCCAACAGTTCGGGCGATCGCTACAATTTCTTCTAGCCCTTCATATTGGTTTTCGCCCAATGATTTTAATGTCACGTTAGGATTCCTCGACTGTTGGCAGTTGGTGGGAGGTCAACAAAATTGATTAATCCTTAATTATATGCTGCCTTGCTGCATCCATCGGCGAGTGCCAAAAAATTGACAGGAATGGGAGGCAATTTTTGCCGCTAGAGCAATCGCATCTGTAAAATTTTCCTCCAAAATATAATGGCAAAAGGCACCGTGAAAAATGTCACCAGCGCCCAAAGTATCGACAGGATTGATTTTGGCAACCTCCACCCAGCCGTTTGTACCTTGCGAAATGTATTGGATCGGTTTTTCGCCATTAGTAATGGCAATATGGGGAATTCCCATTTCTGATAAATAAGAAAAAACTTCTTCTGTTGTATTACAACCCGGTGGATAAAAATTTGCCGAACAAATGGCGTAATTTACAAAAGGCAATACATTCTCAAATCCAGGCTTCCAACTGCCGCCGTCTATGACCACGGGAATATAATTTTCTTTGGCTTTTCGGGCAATTTCCTGTCCAACTGCCATTTGATGTCCATCAATGAGGACGATATTAATCCCTTGCAAGATATTTTTGGGAATGCGATCGCAACAAGCTTGCGTTTTGGTAGCGTTCAACGAAACTACAGCGCGATCGCCTGTCCCTTGAGTAACGATAATAGAAGATATGGGCGGCGGTTCGTCGTGAGTGGGTGCTAAGTCTATTTGTGTAACAGTATGACTTTCCAAGTCACCCTGGATTAAGCAATTAAT
Coding sequences within:
- a CDS encoding inositol monophosphatase family protein — its product is MTLKSLGENQYEGLEEIVAIARTVGWGAADILQSYYRGDQSVGNLEIQDKKDGPVTAADVAVNQYILHNLQASLGTQDFGYLSEETYKSQTPIPTQPWVWIIDPLDGTRDFIDRTGEYAVHIALTNAGRPVAAVVVVPEAGKLYYATIGGGTFVETRDGEVKPIRVSEHNKIEDLTVVASRTHRDDRFDRLLQNLPFKNKHYVGSVGCKIATIIEQTADVYISLSAKSAPKDWDMAAPELILTEAGGKFTHVDGNPLKYNTGDVNQWGCLIASNGNCHEEICQQASEILA
- a CDS encoding sugar kinase; amino-acid sequence: MALGLFVGLVTLDFVYLTAGLPQKNQKMAASDYTVAAGGPATNAAVTFSYLGGGATLLGVVGSHPINCLIQGDLESHTVTQIDLAPTHDEPPPISSIIVTQGTGDRAVVSLNATKTQACCDRIPKNILQGINIVLIDGHQMAVGQEIARKAKENYIPVVIDGGSWKPGFENVLPFVNYAICSANFYPPGCNTTEEVFSYLSEMGIPHIAITNGEKPIQYISQGTNGWVEVAKINPVDTLGAGDIFHGAFCHYILEENFTDAIALAAKIASHSCQFFGTRRWMQQGSI
- a CDS encoding Nif11-like leader peptide family natural product precursor translates to MAIETVREFLESVKQDQRLKEKVKAAQEPETLVEIAKERSYIFSPEELDTALSNLSKKQDELAALVNPGISPRRHLHPR